TTTTCTGGCTTCTGAACTGGAACACGTGGTGAGGTTTGTGATTATGACATTTGACCCACCAGAACTGGCATCCCGTAATCAAATTATGCGGGAGTCGATGGGCAAGCATGTGATTGTAAGAAATATGTTGCTTGAGATGCTCATTGATTTACAGGTAACTATAAAATCAGAAGAGCCTCTTGAGCAGTGGCATAAGATTGTTTCATCCAAATTGATAACTTATTATCTCGATGAAGCTGTTCATCCTACAAGCATGAGATGGATCATGACTCTACTTGGTGTGTCTCTTGTCTCTTCCCCTACATTTGCACTTAAGTTTCGCACTAGTGGAGGTTATCAGGGTTTGGCACGAGTGCTCCCGAGTTTCTACGATTCCCCtgatatatattatatactctTCTGCCTGATTTTTGGAAAGCCTGTTTATCCGAGACTACCTGAAGTTCGTATGCTGGATTTCCATGCCCTTATGCCCAGCGATGGAAATTATGGGGAGTTGAAATTCATGGAACTATTGGATTCTGTTATTGCTATGGCAAAGTCCACATTTGATAGGTTGTGCATGCAGTCAATGCTTGCCCACCAAACTGGCAATCTCTCCCAAGTTGCTGCTGGCCTAGTGGCGGAGCTTGCAGAAGATAATGCAGATATGGTTGGAGAGCTTCAGGGTGAAGCTCTGATGCATAAGACCTATGCAGCACGCTTAATGGGTGGAGAGGCATCTGCTCCTGCAGCTGCAACTTCAGTCCTAAGATTCATGGTTGATCTGGCAAAAATGTGTCCCCCTTTCTCCGCTGTTTGTAGACGTGCAGAATTTCTTGAAAGCTGTATCGACCTTTATTTTTCCTGCGTGAGGTgagtttttattcttttctcaTCTTGTATGCCTACtgcatctctctcttttttatttttttattttgagctTTTAACTATGACGGGTATTGTTTGATTTACTTAAAGGCTAAAGAAATGCTCACCCGTACTTTTGTGAAAATTCAAATCTTACAGAGAAGTTATATGGGAAATCCCTCGCAGTACGATGTGCTGATAGTAATTTTGCAATTAACAGCCATATTGAATGGTGTTTCTGTCATGCAGGGCTGCGCATGCAGTGAAGATGGCCAAAGAACTTTCTGTGAAAACAGAAGAGAAGACCCTAAATGATAGTGATGATACTAATAGCTCTCAGAATACATTCTCTAGCTTGCCTCATGAACAGGAACAGTCTGTCAAAACCTCCATAAGCATCGGAAGCTATCCTCAGGGGCAGGTCAGTACAAGTTCTGAGGACATGCCTGTGGCTCTGAAAAATATGCCATGTGACGAAACGGAGACAAATGTCACTAGTGCTGAGCAGGAAGTAAAGAAGCCTGCTCAAGAAGATGTACAAGCTGTTGAGAGCTTAGGTGGTGAAGCTGTTGACCAGGAGTCTAATATCACTGTCAGTAACGGCGATTTCAGTTTACCCGATATGACAAACACCGCAGATGCCATTCCACAAGAAGATTCACAAAGTTCTGCTTCTTTTACTATGTTTGACTCTCCCATTATATCTGAGTTACCTAGTTCCCGGATCCAACTCACTCCCTCGTCATCCCAAGTCATTGCATTTACATCTTGGCTGGGAAGCTCCAGTTTCAATGGATCAAAAGCTCAATCTCTTACTACCCCTTCCATTGAATCTTCTTTGTCTATGAGTGAACACGAACCATCTTCGGACTTAAAGTCTGGTACTCAGGGATCATTTTCAGCAACCACATTTTTTGCTGTTAATCTGAAGCTGCTTCTGGAAATTGATGATTCTGGCTATGGGAGTGGTCCTTGTTCCGCGGGAGCTACTGCTGTTCTAGATTTTATGGCAGAAGTCCTTTCTGACTTTGTAACTGAACAGCTGAAAGCTGCACAAGTTATAGAGAGTATCCTGGAAAGTGTTCCTTTATATGTTGATGCTGAATCTGTCCTAGTTTTTCAGGGTCTGTGCCTTAGTAGATTGATGAACTTCCTCGAGAGGCGTCTGGTACGCgatgatgaggaaaatgagaATAAGCTGGATAAGAGCCGATGGTCCTCAAACTTAGATGCATTGTGTTGGATGCTTGTGGATCGTGCCTACATGGGTGCATTTCCTCATCCTGCTGGTGTTCTAAGAACTCTTGAATTTCTGTTTTCGATGTTACAGTTGGCAAACAAAGATGGTCGGATTGAAGAAACAGCTCCTACTGCAAAAGGACTCCTGTCTATTGGAAGAGGAAGCCGGCAGCTTGATGCTTACATACATGCAATCCTGAAAAATATGAATCGTATGATATTGTATTGTTTCCTACCATCATTCTTGCTCACCATAGGAGAAGAGAATCTTGCTTCATGCTTAGGATTGCAAATCGAGCAGAAGAAGAGATATGTGTCAAACTCTTCGCAAGAAGATACAGGAGTTGATATATGTTCTGTTTTACAGTTATTAGTTGCTCACAGGCGAATAATATTCTGTCCCAGCAATATTGATTCTGATCTAAATTGCTGTCTTTGCATAAATTTAATCTCTCTTATCCATGATCAGAGACAAAATGTGCAGAGCATGGCGGTTGATGTTCTCAAGTATCTTCTGGTGCATCGCAGGGCTGCTTTGGAAGACGTACTTgtctccaaaccaaaccaaggaCAAAATCTAGATGTTCTACATGGTGGTTTTGACATACTGTTAACTGGAAATTTGTCTGTTTTCTTTGAGTGGTTTCATAGTTCCGAACAAGTTGTCAATAAAGTATTGGAAAAGTGTGCTGCTATTATGTGGGTGCAGTATATTGCTGGAGCAGCAAAGTTTCCTGGAGTACGAATCAAAGGGATGGATAGTCGCCGTAAGAAAGAAATGGGGAGGAGATCGCGGGATACCTCAAAATTAGACCAAAGGCACTGGGAACAGGAAAATGAACGAAGATATGCACTTGAAGTGGTTCGCGATGCGATGTCTACTGAACTGAGAGTGGTCCGTCAAGATAAATATGGTTGGGTACTCCATGCTGAAAGTGAGTGGCAAACACATCTCCAGGAGCTTGTACATGAGCGAGGAATATTCCCAATGTCCAAAACCTGGGTGAATGAAGATCCTGCATGGCAACTTTGTCCCATTGAAGGTCCATATAGAATGCGAAAAAAACTTGAGAGGTGCAAATTGAAGATTGATACAATCCAGAATGTTCTGAATGGACAGTTTGAGTTGGGGGAAATAGAGCTTTCACGAGAGAAACATGAGAATGATTTTGATGCTTCTGACGCTGAATCTGATTCCTATTTTAATCTTTTGACTGGTAACGTAAAACAAAATCCTGTTAGTGGTGAGCTCTATGATGGATCCGTTTTTAGGAAAGCGGATGATGGCAGAGATGTAGCTTCTAGTAGTGCCGGGTGGAATGACGACCGCGCAAGTAGCATAAATGAAACTAGTCTTTATTCTGCTACTGAATTTGGTGTCAGATCCAGTTCAGAATCTGTCCCACAAGCAGAGAGCATACAAGGTCGGTCTGGACTAGGATCTCCAAGGCAGTCTTCTTCAATGAAAAATGATGAGGTGATAGTGACGGATGATAAATTAGATAAGGAACTGAATGATAATGGTGAATACTTAATTAGACCGTACCTAGAGCCTTTTGAAAAGATAAAGTTCAGATACAACTGTGAAAGAGTCATGGGTCTTGACAAACATGATGGGATATTTTTGATTGGTGAACTTTCCTTGTACATTATTGAGAATTTTTACATAGATGACACTGGGCGCATATGTGAAAAGGAATGTGAAGACGAACTATCTGTTATCGATCAGGCATTGGGTGTGAAGAAAGATTTTTCTTGCAGCATGGATTCCCATTCCAAGTCTACTTCATCCTGGGGTGCGACAGCTAAGGCATGTGTTGGGGGAAGGGCATGGGCTTATGATGGTGGGGCATGGGGAAAGGAAAAGGTGTGTTCTGGTGGCAATGTACCTCATCCCTGGCGTATGTGGAAGCTTGATAGTGTTCACGAAATTTTGAAACGTGATTACCAGCTACGCCCTGTAGCTATTGAGTTGTTCAGCATGGATGGATGTAATGACCTGCTGGTTTTCCACAAAAAGGAGAGGGAAgaagttttcaaaaatttggTGGCCATGAATTTGCCAAGAAACAGCATGTACGTTATACTCCCCTTGTCTCCTCTTCGCTTGTGTTCATATTACATAAAGAGCAGCTTTTATGTGGTCTGCCAGAATAGCTTCTTGATTTTGGCTTCTTTCTTATGTTATGTATATTGCATTGTGGCTTTTTCTATTTCTGGTTTGAGTTATTTCTGTGTTTTGTGGCCTTCTTTGAAATTTGTGATTTTGCAAGTTGCTTCATATCATGTAAAATTCGTGTTAGATGTCTATTTCTGTATCCCAAGATTAGAAACCATCAACATGCTATATAAACTACTAGTATGTATGTACTTCATGCAAGTAAAAAAATCACCTCGGCATCTTTCACCAAGTACTGCACAGAATCAGACCTGTTGCAATTTTCCAGaatgaagcaataatcccaTCTGTGTCCATGTGTGTTCTCGAAAGCATGTGCatgcctttttttctttctgaataTCATTTTCAGTATTGTTTCACCTTACTTTGCCCAGAAGTTTCTTCTCACTTTGTAGGATTGACCCCAGGTATTTTTGCTTCATAACAATCATCTTTTCAACAGGTTGGATGCTACCTTTTCGGGGTCAATGAAGCAAGATACAAATGAGGGGAGCCGTCTTTTTAAGATTATGGCTAAATCCTTTTCCAAGAGGTGGCAAAATGGAGAAATTAGCAATTTTCAGTACCTCATGCACCTTAACACTCTTGCAGGACGTGGATACAGTGATCTAACCCAGTATCCAGTGTTTCCTTGGGTTCTTGCAGATTATGAGAGTGAAAATTTGGACTTGTCAGATCCCAAAACGTTCCGTATGCTTGACAAGCCAATGGGTTGTCAAACATtagagggagaggaggaatTCAAGAAAAGGTTACCCCACTTTCCACAGCTTAATTCCCCATTTCATTTCTTGCCTATTAGTTTTGCTTTTCCTGTTTGTATGAGTGGACTAATACTTGAGAGTTATATGGCCCTAAGGAAAATTGTCCAATTGGACTAACAGCGAGGGGATTAACAGTACCATATCCCTCAAGGTTTTTGTGTATCCCATGTTTTGGGGGATAACACATCCAATGTGGATTTAATCCTAGTTGTAAAAGTTCCAACGAAATTTAATCCGGACAAACAAGCGGGCCTTAATATGTAATTATTTTGGTGGGATATGTGACTTGTTGTCCCTCTTtcaattccttttctttctcaGGTATGAAAGTTGGGATGATCCAGAGGTTCCCAAATTTCACTATGGTTCCCATTATTCTAGTGCTGGGATTGTTCTCTTCTATCTTCTTCGCCTGCCACCATTTAGTACGGAGAATCAGAAGCTGCAGGGAGGACAGTTTGACCATGCTGATCGTCTTTTTAATAGTGTACGTGATACATGGTTTAGTGCTGCTGGAAAGGGCAACACATCAGATGTGAAGGAATTGATACCTGAGTTCTTCTATATGCCAGAGTTCCTGGAAAATCGGTTCAATCTTGACTTGGGAGAGAAACAATCAGGAGAAAAGGTTTGTTTAGGCTTCTTagaactactccctccgtctcaaattcTTGGTCCTCTACGATtttacgtgcaattttcaattgcctatatctctcaatgtatattgttttttatgtttttaaaaacatcgttttatagaaataattgaaatctaccaaacaagatccatattacatattttaaacaatatacattgagaAATACAAGCCATTGAAAATTGTACGTAAAATCGTAAAGGatcaagaatttgggacggagggagtatcattttcTTTTCGCCCTCTGTTTCTGCCTGATTTTTGTATTCTCTTTTTGGTACTGAATTGGTCGCCAGTAACAAATACTTCATCCTTTTCATTTCCCCCTTTTacagtttctttttctttcattactGGAAATTTATTTCATATGGGTGCTTTGCCAGGTTGGTGATGTTGTGCTACCTCCTTGGGCTAAAGGCAGTGCTAGAGAGTTCATCAGGAGGCATAGGGAAGCATTGGAATCTGATTATGTTTCAGAAAATCTTCATCATTGGATAGATCTGATCTTTGGATGTAAACAAAGGGGAAAGGTGTGTGTCAAATATTCTCTTCTATCCTTACTATATGGGATAGAATCTTGTTTTAGTTTCCGTGAGATTTGTTCAACCTCCTAAACCACGTGTGAAGTCTATAAGCCATTCCTCCATAAAATCATATCCAATTGTGACAATCTAGGAAGCACGTGTACAGGCACAAGTACTGCTGATGGTATGGTGGTACGACGAAACCTAAAAAACGTAGGATATGGGTATGGCTATaacaaatgtatttttatattattGAGCAATGTATTACTCGTAATAATTACAGGTCAAATAAAGGAAATAGCTAAATGACTTTGGAGATTAGGAATCCAACATCAAATAACTGTATAACGCAACCTTAAGGTGCAAATCAAAGTTTTATACGGTTATACTAGAGAACCTATGGACCAAAATCTTTATTCTAGAATCATGCTAAGCATAGAAATATGAAGTCTTATCAACTCAGCTTTATCTCTGTATTGGGTACGGCTAGATATATATTGGGGTACTTCCGGTGTACAGCAAAAATCATAGGGAAAAATCTCAGCACATGTTTCGTGTACCCAGTACGTTTGTAGAAACCGACTCTTCGATGCATTCACCTCCATCAGCTGGGCAAAAAATGTGTGAAAAGAGAACGCCTTTGTATGCCTTCGACGGATGGGCGAACGCCTTAGTGGAGCGTTTTTGTTGTGCCTTGCCTCGAGGCAAGCCTCAAGGTGAGCCCCAGAATTGTCTTTGAATACATTGTAGGTGACAATCCTTTAGGTCCTTAATCGACTTATTGAAATAAGATCCTTATCTACCCTTATGTCTTGGCTATGTATCCATTCATCCATCAAATTGTATCCAATTTTGATAATTTCATCAAGTCCATAATTAACTTCTTGAAATAAAATCCTTATCTGGATGCTTTTCTTTATTCTGTGAGTGGGTAAAGTCCTAGTGAATAACGAAAGTATAATCTTAAACTGCTAATTCAACCTGCATGGACAGACTCACAGACACAAGTTTCTAATTAGTGGGAGGCGGATCCATGGGGTGGCGGATTATGCTTTTCAGAGTAATTTTGGGGTAGCATATATTACATTTACAAAATAATTGGGAGTGGCAAACCTATATAACTTTAAACTACTTGAAAGGATTTCTTCTTTTGGATTGGTACAATAAATTAACGATACTAATGTACTCATACAGGTTTGAAAAGTTTCGGGAGGGAGTCGCACCCTGGAGTCCCCCAAGCATGTATTAATTTTAATATTATCATTTAATTTTCAATAATGAATACGCTACTTATGGTAAAACGTAAGCATTGCATGCTAAATCCTTGAAACTTATTGCATCTTGTATTTCTTTAAAGTAAAGTTGTTTACTCAGGGATGGTTGGATAGAATGACTCTGcctttgtatttatttattggttCTCTCAATTGCCTGCTTTTATATCTAAAACCTGGTTTGTTATTGACAGGCTGCTGAAGAAGCTGTTAATGTTTTCTATCATTATACATATGAAGGGAATGTTGATATAGATTCTGTTACAGATCCTGCAATGAAAGCTTCCATCCTAGCACAAATTAATCACTTTGGGCAAACTCCCAAGCAACTATTCCTCAAATCACATGTCAAAAGGCGTGTTGACAGAAAGCTACCTCCTCATCCACTCAAACACTCAAGTCATCTCCTTGCCCACGAGATTCGCAAGATCTCATCTTCTGTTTCTCAGATTGTCACATCAAATGAGAAAATTCTTGTGGTAGGGACAAATAACTTGCTTAAACCCAGAACATATACCAAATATGTTGCATGGGGTTTCCCAGATCGTAGCTTGAGGTTTATGAGCTACGATCAAGACAGACTCCTTTCTACCCATGAGAATCTTCATGGAGGCCACCAGATCCAGTGTGTTGGTGTAAGCCACGACGGTCAGATTCTGGTTAGTGGGGCAGATGATGGTTTAGTTTGTGTTTGGAGAATTAGTAAGGACAGCCCTCGTGCTACAAGACGCCTAGAATTGGAAAAAGCCCTTTGTGCCCACACTAGCAGAATCATATGCCTTCGTGTTAGCCAGCCTTATATGATGATTGTGAGTGGCTCGGACGATTGCACTGTCATTTTATGGGATCTCAGCTCTTTGGTTTTCATTAGGCAGCTTCCTGAGTTCCCATCTCCAGTTTCAGCAATATATGTAAATGACTTAACTGGGGAAATTGTTACGGCTGCTGGAGTTATGCTTGCCATTTGGAGTATCAACGGGGAGTGCCTTGCTGTCATCAACACATCCCAACTCCCGTCGGATTTCATCCTCTCAGTGACTAGTTGCACCTTTTCCGATTGGATGGAGACGAATTGGTATGTAACAGGTCACCAGAGCGGAGCTGTCAAGGTATGGGAAATGATTCACTGCTCTGACCAGAGGAGTTCCCAAAGCAAGGCGACCAATAACACAATGGGAGGGTTAGGGTTGGGGGATAGAATACCGGAATACAGGTTGGTCCTGCACAAGGTTTTGAAGTTTCATAAGCATCCGGTTACCGCACTTAATCTTACAGATGACCTTAAGCAGTTGTTGAGTGGGGATTCTAGTGGGCATTTGCTTTCATGGACACTGCCTGATGAGAGCTTGAGACGTTCAATTAATCAGGGGTGATGACTTGGGAAATCAGTAGTGAAGTCTTTGAATCCTTTTCTAGTTGGGGCCGCAATAGATTCTTTCTGATATAAACAGGGGTAGAGGGTTTTGTGTGTCCGCCATAGTTGGGTAAAGAAGCGGATTGTGTTTCTGGAAACAAGGAAAGTGGGGAGCCAAATGACGGAGCTGGCCTTGAACTGAGACAGGTTGGGAAATTGAATGACGTGGAAGAAGAAATGCCTTTTAAGCTTCGATTTTGTTTTGAACCCTTGAAGCTGGAGACATTCTCATATTGGGGATGAAGCTGTCACTGGAGGAGAATGTGCTGCTTGTGTCGCATTTTGACTGATTTACTGAGGGGATTTTGGTTTTGCAGGGGAAGCGTCGATGtaatggattttgttttgttgtatatAGGAAAAGGGTAAGTAACATCGTGTAATACAAGTTgtatagaaactagaaagtGTTTGATAGCAGTGAAAGGACTGTGAGAATGCAAATCTATGAACTGGTCAAAGTGAGTTGCTTTTGGCTTCTGGATTCGTTTTGTGCAAGTGAAATTGAGAAATTGCTGCTGATTTTTTTAGTgaaatgttctctctctctctctctctctctctctctctctctctctctctcatatatatatatataagaacaCGAAATTTCTAACATCAAGTATAGGTACTcggttgttttgtttttattcccTTGTGGTTTTGATTCTTTGTACGAAAAATGGATGaagaaaatgacggcccatgacgtattttgataattaatatccgccaaagacattttcagcgtTAGCAAATGTTCTCAGTGTGTCcttgacagatattaattatcaaaacacgtcattggccgtcattttcccatgaaTCAATTTGAAAGATTTATCTTACATATTCtagtaaaattaatttttttaattaactaCTTGGTATTAATTCTGACAATGTTAACGTGGAAAATTAAGCTCGCAAGCTATGTGGTACGATGTGGATATTGACGCGGATTCGGGACGAGACGATTTTTAATAAACTGGAGAGACAGACTCGTCAAAGAAAacgatgatttttaaaaaataattctttgAGTTATACAAATTTACATTGTAGCAACTAAATATTCATTTTAGGACTCTTATTGAATGCtttatggcaaaaaaaaaacccagtgagtttttaaaaataattctttGAATTATGCAAACTTTGTAACAACTAATATTCATATTAGGACTCTTAATGAATGCTTCATTGATAGATGGTGCATGCCTTTATACATACCCACAATTTTGATattgcaatttttatttgaatttataAATGTTTTGCTCAATTAAATtgttaaaatttataaaaaaaaattatcatgttGCGTCCCCGTATGTATCCTACTGTAATACcgtatatagtatatattatgCATATGTTGGAGGAATTGgaggatggtgttgtgcagtggtgtgctaCGCACCTCCGAGCTGTCAAGTCGTGTATCCGATGGCTCGAATcacatctcggcaatgaacgactcTCAATCGTTGgttgccaagatgagatccgagccgtcggatgcacgatccgacagcCCGGAGGTGCGTAGCacgcaccaacccgaagtccatCTTGGAGCGTTCACATGGCCGAGTACACGTGATGCCCGAGCAGCCCATCCGGGCCATCCGAAAGTGtgttggacggcccagattgaaaccctttctctcctctcaccccaccactctctcttctttttctctccttaAATCTGAGCCGcccaaaaccgaaatggacggcccAGATGTGCTAAGCAGACACCATGTAGTACCGACTTGGCACTGGAAAATTTCTCCCAATGTAGATGTGGCAATCTCTGGAAGTGCGTACTTTATGTacttgagagaaaaaaaagaggacaaaaatgtcaaaaaagttCCGTTGCCGGGAATCGAACCCGGGTCTCCTGGGTGAAAGCCAGATATCCTAACCGCTGGACGACAACGGATTTGTGACAGAACTTGCCATATAAACTTTTTTAAACATAACACTACGAAACCTCTGATATCCACTGCCAAATCCGTGAAATTCCCGGCCAGTCCAATGCCCTTCCGTCGATTCAGTGCACCAGAGAATGGCTACATCAGCTCAACACTTTTCAGTTAATCCTCCATCAACTTTACTGGGACCCTCCAATTGCAATTACATAACCCCATCTCTTCAAATCTCCAAAAACTCTATAATAAAACCCATCAAAACCCAGTCTTTAAAAGAGGTTTGCCGTCAAGAAAGCCTTAAAGAAGCTTTCAGATCACTTAGCAGTTCCTTCGCTGGACAAAACCCACCTCAATTTCGCCTAGATGATGCTTATTCATTAGTCCTTGAGCTCTGTGCTAGTGAGAAATGTTTGAAACAAGGCCAGCAAATACATACCCACATCGCCAAATCGAATGCTGTAGGCGACCGTGTCTTTTTGAGTACTAAGCTCGTGTTTATGTACGGGAAATGCGGGTCTCTTCTGAATGCCGAGAAGGTGTTTGATAGATTGAGTGAAAGAAGTGTTTTCGCGTGGAATGCGATGATTGGTGCTTATGTTGCAAAGGGAGAACCTTTTGAAGCACTTGAGGTGTATAGGGTAATGCGAGTTTATGGGGTTCCTCTCGATGCTCGTACGTTGTTTTGTGTCGTTAAAGCATGTGGGAAGCTTAAGAATCTCTGCAATGGGAGTGAAATTCATGCTCTAACAATCAAATTGGGCTTGGGTGATCATGTGTTTATTGCTAATTCACTTATGGGTATGTATGCAAAGTGTGATGCTCTTGACATGGCAATTCGGCTGTTTCACAGAATGAGTGGAAGAAAGGATGATGTGTTATGGAACTCAATAATTTCAGCTTACATTGCATGCGGGCAGTTCATTGAAGCCTTGAGGATTTTTGGGGAAATGCTGGAAGCTGGTCTCAGCCCAAGCACGTATACTTTTGTTACGGCTCTTCAAGCTTGTGAGGACATGTCACTCGGAAAAGTTGGCATGGAGATCCATGCTACTATTTTGAAATCCAATCACCATCGTCATGTTTATGTGGCCAATTCTATGATTGTTATGTATACAAGGTGTGGTAAGATTGGTGAAGCCTTGAGAATTTTTTATGCCATGGACGAGAGGGATAGTATATCTGGGAGTTCAATGCTATCGGGTTTTGTACAAAACGGTCTTTATATTGAAGCTCTGGAATTCTGTCAAGAGATGCAAGAGGCCGGTCTGAAACCTGACCAGGGTTCAGTTGTAAGTCTGCTTGCTGCATCTGCAAGATCGGGAAATCTGATGTGTGGTATGGAAATTCATGCTTATGCCTTGAAAAGTGGTTTAGATACTGATTTACAAGTTGGAAACACACTCATAGATTTATATAGCAAATGTTCGAAGACCAATTATATGGATTCTGTTTTCCAAAAGATACCCAAAAAGGACTTCATCTGTTGGATAACAGTTATTGCCGGCCATGCTCAGAATAATTGTCATTTGAGGGTCTTAGAATTGTTCCGGGAAGCACAATTGGAAAAAGAAGGTGTTGATAAATTGATGATTGGAAGCATCTTGCGTGCCTGTAGTGGGTTGAAGTGCATTTCCCTTGCAAAAGAGATTCACGGTTACATTTTGAGAAGACAATTATCTGATCTTGTGCTGCACAACACATTTGTGGATGTTTATGGAGGCTGTGGAAATGTACATTATGCGTCTCGCattttcaaattgattgaaGCTAAAAGTATTGTCTCCTGGACAAGCATGATCTCTTGTTATGTTAATAATGGGTTTTCAAATGAGGCACTTGACCTTTTCCTTTCACTAAAAGAAACTGGCATTGACCTCGACTCTATAGCACTAATGAGCGTTCTACCTGCTGTGGCAAATTTATCTGCCTcgtggaaaggaaaagagattcATGGGTTCTTGattaggaagggcttcattccaGAGGGTTCCATAGCAAGCTCTCTCGTGGATATGTATGCTCGCTGTGGAATTTTAGACAACTCGTTAAGGGTATTCAATTGCACCAGAGACAAAGATTTGGTTTTATGGACTAGTATGATCAATGCGTATGGGATGCACGGCCATGGTAAAGCTGCTATTGATTTGTTTAAACAGATGGAGGATGAAAATTTAGTTCCTGATCATGTTACATTCTTGGCCCTTCTTTATGCCTGTAGCCATTCAGGACTGGTTGATGAAGGTAGAAAGTTTTATGAAGCAATGAAAAATGAGTATCAGTTGGAGCCATGGCCAGAACACTATACGTGTCTGGTTGATCTTCTTGGTCGTGCAAATCACTTAGAAGAAGCGTTTCAGATTGTTGAAAGAATGCATACAGAACCTACTGCTGAAATATGGCGTGCTCTTTTAGGGGCTTGTCGCGTTCactccaataaaaaattaggagaaattGCGGCGCGGAAGCTTCTAGAATTGGATCCAGAGAGTCCGCGGAATTATGTACTTGTGTATAATGTTTTTGCTGCAATGGGTAGATGGGATGATGTGGCGGAAGTTAGAATGAGGATGAAGGGGAAACAGTTGAAGAAAGATCCGGCTTGCAGTTGGATCGAGGTTGGAAACAAGGTTCACACATTTATTGCAAGGGACAGATCTCATCCACAATCAGAC
The sequence above is a segment of the Rhododendron vialii isolate Sample 1 chromosome 13a, ASM3025357v1 genome. Coding sequences within it:
- the LOC131314426 gene encoding pentatricopeptide repeat-containing protein At3g63370, chloroplastic, which gives rise to MATSAQHFSVNPPSTLLGPSNCNYITPSLQISKNSIIKPIKTQSLKEVCRQESLKEAFRSLSSSFAGQNPPQFRLDDAYSLVLELCASEKCLKQGQQIHTHIAKSNAVGDRVFLSTKLVFMYGKCGSLLNAEKVFDRLSERSVFAWNAMIGAYVAKGEPFEALEVYRVMRVYGVPLDARTLFCVVKACGKLKNLCNGSEIHALTIKLGLGDHVFIANSLMGMYAKCDALDMAIRLFHRMSGRKDDVLWNSIISAYIACGQFIEALRIFGEMLEAGLSPSTYTFVTALQACEDMSLGKVGMEIHATILKSNHHRHVYVANSMIVMYTRCGKIGEALRIFYAMDERDSISGSSMLSGFVQNGLYIEALEFCQEMQEAGLKPDQGSVVSLLAASARSGNLMCGMEIHAYALKSGLDTDLQVGNTLIDLYSKCSKTNYMDSVFQKIPKKDFICWITVIAGHAQNNCHLRVLELFREAQLEKEGVDKLMIGSILRACSGLKCISLAKEIHGYILRRQLSDLVLHNTFVDVYGGCGNVHYASRIFKLIEAKSIVSWTSMISCYVNNGFSNEALDLFLSLKETGIDLDSIALMSVLPAVANLSASWKGKEIHGFLIRKGFIPEGSIASSLVDMYARCGILDNSLRVFNCTRDKDLVLWTSMINAYGMHGHGKAAIDLFKQMEDENLVPDHVTFLALLYACSHSGLVDEGRKFYEAMKNEYQLEPWPEHYTCLVDLLGRANHLEEAFQIVERMHTEPTAEIWRALLGACRVHSNKKLGEIAARKLLELDPESPRNYVLVYNVFAAMGRWDDVAEVRMRMKGKQLKKDPACSWIEVGNKVHTFIARDRSHPQSDEIYEKLREIIEILEREGGYLAQTKFVLHNVEEKEKVKMLHGHSERLAIAYALLGTPEGTPIRITKNLRVCGDCHTFSKLVSKFFPRVIIVRDANRFHHFEGGICSCGDFW